The DNA segment TTGCATTGTTTCTTCCTTTAGTATAAGATTATGTTTTTTAGCTATTTCCAGTACTTGTTTCATATCTTTACTCATTCAAAACACTCCTATTTAAAATTTTCAAGTTTCAGTTATAAATTCGCTGCATGCTTTGATATGGCGTCAATAATTTCATCCCAATCATTATAGTGTATCTCATGTCCAGTTTCTTCCAAGGTAACCAATACAGCATCTGGAATAATTTTCGAAAGATGGACTCCATGCTCATACGGTATGATAGGATCCTTGGTCCCGTGAATTATTAATGTAGGGACGTTGATTTCATTAGTTCTTGACAAATATGATTCCCATCCTCTTATAAGTCCGTGATTTTCCCTACTCTGCAAATTACTAGCTCTATCAAATTCTTCTTCATTCAGTCTTCTTATTTTCTCTTCATCAAATTTATGTTTAGGCCCTATGAGAAGTTTGCTTTTTTTGATAAAGCACTTTATCACTTCATCTTTGTTTCGCCAATTTTTGATTTTAAGCTCACCTAAGGCTTCTGTTACTTTCATATCCTTTTTAGGAAGACTAGAATCAAAATTTGATGTCATAATTAATGAAATGCTAAGAACTCTGCTGGGATGTTTAAGAGCTACTATCTGCGTAATAATCAAGGATAACATACGTTAACATTAATGTCAATTAAATTTACTTGCTCAAAAGAACAAAGCCGACTCAGAACATTAATCCAAGTCAGCCAACTGATCCCAATTGAAAAGGTAACTGTATATGATTTATTTTTAGGCATTTGCAATCCTTCTATTCCTCCACCCTCGCTCGTATTGTTTACGAAAATGGTACTCTAACTAGGAGCGCCCTCAATCATAAACATTTATGTAATTAATAGTCTTTTTTCTTTACTGGAATCCAGATTTCGCTTCGATACTTTGGATTTCCAGTGTCTGGACTCTCGTTCCACAAAATTTCAGGGCCTTCAACTGCCTCATATCCTGAAGATGGAAACCACTCTGAGTATATCCTTCCCCATACATTTTGAAGTGTTTCCGGGAATGGTCCAATGGATTCGAAAACTGCCCAGACACTGGCTTCTATTTTCAATACATCAAATTCTACTGTTTCATCACTTGAAGTTGCTACACCGATGTAATGATCCAGCTCACCTTTTTCTTCCATTCTTCCTTCCGAGAAGTTAGTAGATGCACTAATAATCCCTGTTGGTTCTACATTTGAAAGTGCTTTTAATTCTTTAATAACCTCAGGGGTTAAAAGTTCAGTCATTTTTGCAATCTCTGGATTAACACCTTCAAATATTATTGGAACTCTCTTCTTAAATCCTACTAACTTAAAAGGGCCTTTCTCAACAATACGATAATTCATTTCGCATCCTCCTTTAATTGATAATTGAAAGGTCATTCGAGGATAAGCTTTTAATTGCGTATTCTCACTCCTTGCTTCAGAAGGGAGAATGCCATGCATAGAATGAAAAGCACGGGAGAATGAATCAGCTGAATCATAACCATATTTGACAGCAACATCGATTATTCTCAAATTTTTATCTTTCAAATCAAACGCAGCTAGCGTTAGTCTTCTTCTCCGAATATATTCTGATAAACCAATTCCTGATAAAAATGAAAACATCCTTTTAAAATGATACTCTGAGCAGTAAGCAATTTTTGATACTTCACTATAATCAATATCCTCCGTTAGGTGCGCTTCAATATATTCCAATGCTTTATTCATACTACTTAACGAATCCATCAAACAACCTCCTTTCATCATCAATATTATTAAAGGATGCGCTTACCCATCCGACAATCTGTGCACAGTTTAGTCGAGTCTCTTTCATGGTAGAGGTTAATACTTGCATCTATTCTATCTTCACACCCCTACGAATGTTATCTATTCTGTCCACTCAACCCTTCTTTATTTTCCGGTTCTATTTCCTTCCCTCATTATGTTCCCACAAATACATTTCGGTACTTTAGGTCGAGTAGACAAGATGGATGTAATCCAGGAAACCCTGTAAAATCAATGCTTATGACCTTGACATCAATACCACACACTCCACATGGCTCGAGCCGCTTGGATTGATGTCTTGGGCTGATTTTCTGCACCTTACGTTTACGGGAACATGTCAATGGGTTTTTGGCTGTTTTTGAAAAAAACCGAGGTTCGTGGGAACATATCAATATGTAGCGCTTCATTGTTAATATAAGTTTGCATACAACAATTTAGTTTGAATTCAATCCAAACGTTCTCGTCCCCAATTTTGTTTTTGTTATTTGCTCAAGTTGTATCACTTGTTCGCGCAAAGAAGAATTTGGAAGGACATTCAATATGCTAAATTGGAATTTTTTGTACCTCATAGGATCATTAGTCAATAATTCAATAAGTATTTTATTCCCCCCATGTTTTGTGTGCACATAATCGCTCCACCTGCCCCAGATACCGTCTTTGCCATAGGCAGAACCTACATATTGTTGCCCATTTGTTGTATCAAGGATTAAATATACTCCATAAACATTCGATAGCGTCATTTTCCACTGCCTATTCACATCTGGGTTTTTTACTATTTTTTCTAGCTCATCGAACATTAAAATAACATTTTCATATCCCAAAAATGTTTTTGCAAATCCCTTTGGTAAAATTTCAATTACATCTTTATCAAGTTTTTTCTGACACCAAGAAACCGTAGAACTGCCCCAATCGATGACTAACCTTTCTTCTAATTCACTTAATGAATAGTCCCTAATTAAATCATAGAAATAAAAGGGTCCTGCCCCCCAATTTTCTAAAATAATAATAGGATTTAGCACGTCTGGAAGCTTTGAGACTTTCTGCACTTTATTCACTTTATAAACCCCTTGTAAAAGCGCTTTTCTGCCTTCTAAGGCACGAAATGCAATTATATATTCTGTATCTTTAAAAACATTTGTTTTTTGATATGATTGATATAATTCAAAATGACCTGCTTCAATTATATTTCTGATTTCATTTCTGTCGGTCGTGTGCCTAACTACTTTTATTCTATTGTTGGTAAATCCTTTTAGTTGAAGAATGTCAGACAGTTTCACTTCATTAACTCCTTCTAATTATAGTCATTATTATTCGTAGGAATATTGTTGTCACTTAAAAAATTATGAGCACCTTCAAGCGTTTTAGTTGCCTTGAAGTATAGATTATGAATATCACCATAATCTACTTTTTCTTCCTCTTCTCCACGGTATGGTACTCTTATTAAATGCCTTGACAGATCTTGCAGTATTCTATTTGCATCAATTATTTTTAATATATTTCGCTCCTTGAGACCTTCATTACACAGTTTTTTTACAGCGTCAATATCTTCCTGCAAAGGCTTATAATCCACATACTTCTCAACTCCTGATAATACAGTTACTATCCCAAATAAATTATTTTCATCATAAGCATCCCATCTTGGATGATTCTTATCAATAAGCTCAATATATCTATCATCAGACACAATACCATAAAGCTGTAATGCACTGGACTGGATAGCATGGGAAAAGTTGTGAATTTTGTCTTTAGGAATTTTGCTGTATATTTCAGTCCTTAAATCATACCTTTCTTTTGGTGTCATCGCAGGTTTCAATTGGTATGGATCTATACTTTCAACTAATTGAATAATCTCTTCTTTTGAAAGCATATTTTTATTTTCATGATTATCCCCAGCACTTTCTTCAGTTAAATTTTTTACTCCTTTGTCAATATAAATCGGTATCTTCAAGGTATCTCCCGCTTTGATAATGTTAGGGTCAGTAATGTTGTTAATCTCTAGAACTTGTTTGGCATACCATTCATAATTCATTCTGAAATGCTCATTCATAAAGTAAGGGTTGATAACGTCAACCAACGTATCTCCTGATTGAATGGTTATTTCCCGTACCTCTTTTAGCTCCCAGACATCATTCGGGCGGTCAGCAATGCCAATCCCCGAAATTGAAACTACTTTGTCACGATCAAAATATTCTTCGGATGGTATTATCTTTTGCCCATTTTCGACTACATACCAAATGCCGGTAGTTTCGTTAATATACCGTCCTGTATCCTCATCATAAGTATATCCCTCAAGCGGTTCAACCTTTTCCTCAGTTAAGATCTTTCCTCCAGTGTCTACTATAATTTTACTGCCATCCGGTAATGTTTTTTCTCGTGTTTCTTCTACTTCTCCACATCCAACAAGGTTGATCATTGCTAAACATAATACAAGCAGAAAACTTATGAATTTCAACTGAATCACCTCCAAGCCACTCTACCTCAAAACATATTTTATTATGATAAATAGTTAATCTCAAGAATTGTATCCAGTTTTTCCACATTAAACATGGTACTTATGGTCTCCGTAATTGAAAGTTTGTTTATCTTCTCTCTTGCCGGTCCAGTTTCTATTTAGAAAATTCGAAAAACCATTCTATGCAGTTGTTCTTGGCTCTTCCATATCATTTTTCTGCAACTTATACTCTCTTCTTGCATTCAGAATTAATAATACATTCGCTACAATTCGGATTATTCGGTCTGCACCAGGTACGCCCAATCTCCCAGCATGAAAAATCTATTATCCCTGGAAACTTAGGATTTAACTCTCTTGCCTTATAGATGATCGAATCTAAATCAGCATTACTATCAACCAGCCCGGTCCGTCGCATTACCCTTAAAATATGTACGTCTGGTGATATGTCAATTGAGTAATAATCCGAAAACGGAATCTTAAATTGCCTGGCAAGAATATTGGCTGCCATTGTAGCAATTTTTTTGCCGCTTCCTTTAAACTGCAAGAATTCATAAACTACTTTTGCGCTGCTAGGATTGTTGCTCCATATTCGCGAAGCATCCCCATTATACTTTACTTTTATATCCTGAATTGCAGAATAAAATACCTCCGCCATTGTATCGTTAAATCTATGCAAGACATTTCTATTAAAAATATTCTTGTACTCTTCAAGTGAAACGCTGGCTAAATCATCAATTTTAAAGCTTCCTATAATCTCCCTTATTCTAAAGGGAATTGACCACGCTCGCTCCGCTTTAATCTGCCTATCCATCAAGCAGGCTAAAACAAAAGCATGGGGCGTGTTTTCAATATCGTTAAGAAATTTATCTTGTTCTATGTCATTAACAAAAGGAATAAGATGTCTTTCTGAATCACTAAATCGTGCTTTTCCTATTGTTACAAGCAAATGTTCCGCCATATTATCACCTTTCCATAGCTTTTCCTCAAGCTTAGCACTAAACTTTATCTTTTAATCTGATAAGGTTTCCCGGCAGTGCTTCAAACATATCCGGGTAATGCCCACACCTTGCCCTTATTTGGGTATATTCCGCCTTACTGCCATCTTTTTTTAAATATAGCCTTCGCCTATATATCTCATCGGCAAGTTCAGCAGCATGCATCGTCTTGTTTTCTGCTTCTGATAAGACAATTCTCATGGCTTCATGAAGTGTGTAGTAAGGCATTTCATTCATGCCAATTTCTGTATCAGTTAAATTGTTTTCATCATATTTTAAGACTATATAAGCTGGCTTATTATCTTTAAGCAGAACAACTTTTCCGTTCTTATCAACAACAGAGAACACATGGTCTATATTAGTTTTTAATGAATTAAAGGGAATTAAGCTGTCTATTCTAATATCCATAATTCACCACCCTATTACAATTATATATGAAAATCATTTATTTATCTATATATTTGTTTATATATTTGTATAAAACAAAAACGCCGCAAATTAAGAATGTTTCCTTCTCAACTGGCAGCAATCTTATTACAATCCTATAGATTCACTTCTATTTCTAAACCAGACTTAAACTCAACCACTATCTTGTCATCATATACAATTGCTTTTTCAACTAGTTTTCTGACCAGTTTATCATCAAACTCCGTAATATCACCGGTTTGCATGTTAAGAAAGTCAGTCATCTCAGCAATCCGATCCCTCTTATCTTGGCGAAGAGCGTTTCTTGAAAGTGTTTCTTGCCTTAAATCTCGCAACCTATAAATTTCATTTACAATATTATCGTATTCTTCCTTTAAATTTGCTTTTTGGATCAACTCGGTTTGGAGTTCTTCCAGCCTTTTATCAATATCTGCTGTAGTCTCATCCAAATCCACGCTTAATACGTCTTCAGTATGGCCAGAAAAGAGTTTTTTCCGCTGACCGCTACATTGATGGCTTCTACAATTTTCTCTTTAAGCGTATCTTCAAGTATAGTGGAAGCGGTACAAAATAAACCGGTGTTTTCCAATCTGCTGACGCATCTCCATACGATTGATTTCTTTCCTCGGTTATTCCAATGAACCCTTCGAAATATTTCATGACAGTTGCCGCAAAAGACCATCTGTGATAAAGGATGATTATTGCTATAGTTTCTCTTCTTTCCGTTCTTACTTATATGCACACATCTTCTTTTGACAAGCTGTTCCTGAACCTGCATAAAAATTTCACGCGGGATTATAGGCTCATGGCTGTTTTCTACATAGTATTGTGGAACTATACCGTTATTGGGTACCCTTTTCTTTGATAAAAAATCTACCGTATAGGTTTTCTGCAGCAGCGCATCACCGATATATTTTTCATTCCTCAAAATCTTATTGATGGTACTGGTATGCCATCTGGGATTGCCTGCACCCGTCAGAATTCCGTCAGCCTCCAAACCCCTAGCTATCTGTAGCATACTGGAACCTTCAAGATATTCTCTGTAAATGCGTTTGACGATCTCAGCTTCTTCAGGTACGATAACTAAATTGCCATCCTTATCCTTTGTATAGCCAAGAAACCGGTTGTGATTGATATGGATTTTTCCTTGCTGATATCGGTACTGAATACCCAGTTTTACATTCTGGCTTAACGATTGGCTTTCTTGCTGTGCCAAAGATGCCATAATGGTCAACAGGATTTCTCCTTTGGTATCCAATGTGTTTATATTTTCCTTTTCAAAGTAAACCGGAATATTTTTTTCTTTAAGCTGCCTTATGTACTTTAGGCAGTCCAGCGTATTTCTTGCAAACCGGCTGATAGATTTCGTAATTATCATATCGATTTTGCCCTGCATGCATTCTTCTATCATCCGGTTAAATTCTTCACGCTTTTTTGTGTTAGTTCCGGTAATACCTTCATCTGCAAATATGCCTGCTAACTCCCATTCGGGATTGCTTTTGATATAGTTTGTGTAGTG comes from the Desulfolucanica intricata genome and includes:
- a CDS encoding alpha/beta fold hydrolase is translated as MLSLIITQIVALKHPSRVLSISLIMTSNFDSSLPKKDMKVTEALGELKIKNWRNKDEVIKCFIKKSKLLIGPKHKFDEEKIRRLNEEEFDRASNLQSRENHGLIRGWESYLSRTNEINVPTLIIHGTKDPIIPYEHGVHLSKIIPDAVLVTLEETGHEIHYNDWDEIIDAISKHAANL
- a CDS encoding endonuclease III domain-containing protein: MAEHLLVTIGKARFSDSERHLIPFVNDIEQDKFLNDIENTPHAFVLACLMDRQIKAERAWSIPFRIREIIGSFKIDDLASVSLEEYKNIFNRNVLHRFNDTMAEVFYSAIQDIKVKYNGDASRIWSNNPSSAKVVYEFLQFKGSGKKIATMAANILARQFKIPFSDYYSIDISPDVHILRVMRRTGLVDSNADLDSIIYKARELNPKFPGIIDFSCWEIGRTWCRPNNPNCSECIINSECKKRV
- a CDS encoding AraC family transcriptional regulator produces the protein MDSLSSMNKALEYIEAHLTEDIDYSEVSKIAYCSEYHFKRMFSFLSGIGLSEYIRRRRLTLAAFDLKDKNLRIIDVAVKYGYDSADSFSRAFHSMHGILPSEARSENTQLKAYPRMTFQLSIKGGCEMNYRIVEKGPFKLVGFKKRVPIIFEGVNPEIAKMTELLTPEVIKELKALSNVEPTGIISASTNFSEGRMEEKGELDHYIGVATSSDETVEFDVLKIEASVWAVFESIGPFPETLQNVWGRIYSEWFPSSGYEAVEGPEILWNESPDTGNPKYRSEIWIPVKKKDY
- a CDS encoding LysM peptidoglycan-binding domain-containing protein, whose translation is MKFISFLLVLCLAMINLVGCGEVEETREKTLPDGSKIIVDTGGKILTEEKVEPLEGYTYDEDTGRYINETTGIWYVVENGQKIIPSEEYFDRDKVVSISGIGIADRPNDVWELKEVREITIQSGDTLVDVINPYFMNEHFRMNYEWYAKQVLEINNITDPNIIKAGDTLKIPIYIDKGVKNLTEESAGDNHENKNMLSKEEIIQLVESIDPYQLKPAMTPKERYDLRTEIYSKIPKDKIHNFSHAIQSSALQLYGIVSDDRYIELIDKNHPRWDAYDENNLFGIVTVLSGVEKYVDYKPLQEDIDAVKKLCNEGLKERNILKIIDANRILQDLSRHLIRVPYRGEEEEKVDYGDIHNLYFKATKTLEGAHNFLSDNNIPTNNNDYN
- a CDS encoding GIY-YIG nuclease family protein, whose product is MKLSDILQLKGFTNNRIKVVRHTTDRNEIRNIIEAGHFELYQSYQKTNVFKDTEYIIAFRALEGRKALLQGVYKVNKVQKVSKLPDVLNPIIILENWGAGPFYFYDLIRDYSLSELEERLVIDWGSSTVSWCQKKLDKDVIEILPKGFAKTFLGYENVILMFDELEKIVKNPDVNRQWKMTLSNVYGVYLILDTTNGQQYVGSAYGKDGIWGRWSDYVHTKHGGNKILIELLTNDPMRYKKFQFSILNVLPNSSLREQVIQLEQITKTKLGTRTFGLNSN